The Microbacterium sp. LWO12-1.2 genome includes a window with the following:
- the def gene encoding peptide deformylase has product MTVREIRIFGDPVLRTVCAPIDDIDDGVRALVADLIDTVELPGRAGVAAPQIGVALRAFSYNIDGDIGYVLNPVLTEVRGEPVPTGEGCLSVPGLWHDAQRHPWARVEGIDLDGQPVVLEGEGLLAQALQHETDHLDGKLYLSRLDAETRRTAMREVRESEWF; this is encoded by the coding sequence ATGACGGTGCGCGAGATCCGCATCTTCGGAGACCCCGTGCTGCGCACCGTGTGCGCCCCGATCGACGACATCGACGACGGAGTGCGGGCGCTGGTCGCAGACCTCATCGACACTGTCGAACTCCCCGGACGCGCCGGCGTTGCCGCTCCGCAGATCGGCGTGGCCCTGCGGGCCTTCAGCTACAACATCGACGGCGACATCGGCTACGTGCTGAATCCGGTGCTGACCGAGGTTCGAGGCGAGCCGGTGCCGACCGGTGAAGGCTGTCTCTCGGTGCCGGGTCTCTGGCATGACGCCCAGCGGCATCCGTGGGCGCGAGTCGAAGGCATCGATCTCGACGGGCAGCCGGTCGTGCTCGAAGGGGAGGGGCTGCTGGCGCAGGCCCTCCAGCACGAGACGGATCATCTCGACGGCAAGCTCTATCTCTCGCGGCTCGACGCCGAGACTCGGCGGACCGCGATGCGTGAGGTCCGCGAGAGCGAGTGGTTCTGA
- a CDS encoding MinD/ParA family ATP-binding protein: MTPKNTSDPLDENSLGVLDDAASVDTAVIGILSGTAQVNVVLPQDEDDDLDDDGVLDGEVVADLIVDEVSIESVKMPDAVASTTAISPLEAEAVAPVSASAASAAKPEPHPLVSETATTGLLKSASKASTTKKSKKKPATATNPAPAEPATEAVVPEAKAPEENRTDAKVPKRQAPEATVPEVEAPAVKVPEINTPEVTGSEVQTPAAPEPEAPSPALTPAAAAAKPAPRPSTTPAPADDIVIDAVIEETPGSRSPIIAPAETITDAVVVDDETSAAEEAAIAARFLARANADASAEKATLAPAASAPIEKETAPVTTPEEKAVVTQPTRAAARAEVTLTSKRLDDLSESGRETADLLTADRLLDPHRVAKPEPEGAWSHFLYTVSGRRINIGDGKRAKDRKALTARIAAPLVGGARFVPVLSRKGGVGKTTITALLGMALADAREDRVIAVDANPDRGTLADRVVRPHHSKSVRDLVRIHDEVKGYHDISAIVARDATRLDVLASDADPRIAEAFSDDDYRDVAGVAAHYYSLVLTDTGTGIVHSVMAATLDLADQIVIVSGLSVDEARLASETLTWLETNGYAEQARDAIVVLNQSTPGAPLVRLNELESHFATRAKRVVRMPYDTQIAGGGTIVFANLQPETRAAARELAALLVEGLRGKAA; the protein is encoded by the coding sequence GTGACCCCGAAGAACACCTCAGACCCTCTCGATGAGAACTCGTTGGGGGTGCTCGATGACGCCGCGTCCGTGGACACGGCCGTCATCGGCATCCTCAGCGGGACCGCGCAGGTGAACGTCGTCCTTCCTCAGGACGAGGACGACGATCTCGATGACGACGGCGTTCTGGACGGCGAAGTCGTGGCGGATCTCATCGTCGACGAGGTGTCCATAGAAAGCGTGAAGATGCCCGACGCGGTGGCGTCGACCACCGCGATCTCGCCGCTCGAGGCCGAGGCCGTGGCACCGGTCTCGGCATCCGCTGCGTCGGCGGCGAAACCGGAACCGCATCCGCTCGTGTCCGAGACGGCCACCACCGGCCTCCTCAAGTCGGCGTCGAAGGCGAGCACCACGAAGAAGTCGAAGAAGAAGCCGGCGACGGCCACGAATCCGGCACCTGCGGAGCCGGCGACCGAGGCCGTCGTACCCGAAGCGAAGGCACCCGAGGAGAACCGGACTGACGCGAAGGTTCCTAAGCGCCAGGCTCCTGAGGCCACGGTGCCTGAAGTCGAGGCTCCGGCGGTGAAGGTCCCCGAGATCAACACTCCCGAGGTGACGGGGTCAGAGGTGCAGACTCCGGCAGCCCCCGAACCCGAAGCGCCGTCACCTGCGCTGACGCCCGCTGCGGCCGCGGCGAAGCCCGCGCCCCGCCCCTCCACGACCCCAGCGCCCGCGGACGATATCGTCATCGACGCGGTGATCGAAGAGACACCCGGGTCGCGGTCGCCGATCATCGCGCCCGCGGAGACCATCACGGATGCGGTCGTCGTCGACGACGAGACGTCCGCGGCCGAGGAAGCCGCGATCGCCGCGCGATTCCTGGCCAGAGCGAATGCCGATGCGTCGGCCGAGAAGGCGACGCTCGCGCCGGCCGCATCCGCGCCGATCGAGAAGGAGACCGCCCCCGTGACCACCCCCGAAGAGAAGGCGGTCGTCACCCAGCCCACGCGCGCCGCAGCGCGTGCGGAGGTGACGCTGACCTCGAAGCGACTGGACGACCTGAGCGAGTCGGGTCGGGAGACCGCCGACCTGCTCACCGCGGATCGGCTCCTCGACCCGCATCGCGTCGCCAAGCCGGAGCCGGAGGGGGCGTGGAGCCACTTCCTCTACACAGTGTCCGGTCGTCGCATCAACATCGGCGACGGCAAGCGAGCCAAGGATCGCAAGGCGCTGACCGCACGGATCGCCGCGCCGCTCGTCGGCGGTGCTCGATTCGTCCCGGTGCTGTCCCGCAAGGGCGGCGTCGGCAAGACGACGATCACCGCACTGCTGGGGATGGCGCTCGCGGATGCGCGAGAGGACCGCGTGATCGCGGTCGATGCCAATCCTGACCGCGGCACGCTCGCCGACCGTGTGGTGCGCCCGCACCACTCGAAGTCGGTGCGAGATCTCGTCCGCATCCACGACGAGGTGAAGGGCTACCACGACATCTCGGCGATCGTCGCCCGAGATGCGACGCGGCTCGACGTCCTGGCGTCCGACGCGGATCCCCGTATCGCCGAGGCGTTCAGCGACGACGACTACCGCGATGTCGCGGGCGTGGCCGCGCACTACTACTCGCTGGTACTCACCGACACCGGTACCGGGATCGTGCACTCTGTGATGGCGGCGACGCTCGACTTGGCCGATCAGATCGTGATCGTGTCGGGTCTCAGCGTCGACGAGGCCAGACTCGCCTCCGAGACGCTCACCTGGCTCGAGACGAACGGGTATGCGGAGCAGGCGCGCGATGCGATCGTCGTGCTGAACCAGTCGACGCCCGGCGCTCCGCTCGTGCGCCTGAATGAGCTGGAGTCCCACTTCGCGACCCGCGCCAAGCGCGTGGTGCGGATGCCGTATGACACCCAGATCGCGGGAGGCGGCACGATCGTCTTCGCGAATCTGCAGCCGGAGACCAGGGCGGCGGCGCGAGAGCTCGCCGCGTTGCTGGTCGAGGGCCTTCGGGGCAAGGCAGCCTGA
- a CDS encoding pyruvate carboxylase, whose product MFKKILVANRGEIAIRAFRAAVEVGARTVAVFPHEDRGSVHRLKADEAYEIGERGHPVRAYLSVDEIIRVARESGADAIYPGYGFLSENPELAEKAAANGIVFIGPPAAVLEMAGNKVEAKRHAIEAGVPVLRSTEASDDVELLVSQAEEIGFPLFAKAVAGGGGRGMRRVATADELAPALAEAMREAASAFGDARMFLEQAVVRPRHIEVQILADKTGETVHLFERDCSVQRRHQKVVEIAPAPNLDDSIRTALHGYAVAFARSIGYENAGTVEFLLETAGERAGEVVFIEMNPRIQVEHTVTEEVTDVDLVQSQMRIAAGQSLAQLGLQQENLHLRGAALQCRITTEDPTQGFRPDTGKITTYRSPGGAGIRLDGGTVHQGAQISPHFDSMLAKLTCRGRDFPAAVARARRALAEFRIRGVSTNIPFLQALLEDEAFIAGDVSTSFIDERPELLRGRVSKDRGTKMLNWLVDVTVNKPHGAHPGVVDPRTKLPAVDLTAQPVPGSRQRLLELGPEGFARSLREQTALAITDTTFRDAHQSLLATRVRTKDLVAAAPYISQLTPGLLSVEAWGGATYDVALRFLGEDPWERLDKLRSALPNVAIQMLLRGRNTVGYTPYPTAVTDAFVAEAAASGVDIFRIFDALNDVEQMRPAIDAVRRTGTAVAEVALCYTGDLLNPAEDLYTLDYYLGLAQQIVDAGAHIIAIKDMAGLLRPAAAAKLVAALRERFDLPVHLHTHDTPGGQLATLLAASAVGVDAVDAASAPLSGTTSQPSLSALVAALAHTDRDSGIDLAGVSDLEPYWEAVRHQYAPFESGLPGPTGRVYHHEIPGGQLSNLRQQAKALGLADDFELIEDMYAAADRILGRVPKVTPSSKVVGDLALHLAAVKADPADFEANPEKYDVPDSVVGFMAGELGDLPGGWPEPFRTKVLAGRSVRPGVTALTADDEAALGGDSVTRRARLNTLLFPAPTQEFTQMRELFGDLSVLDTSDYLYGLVQGQEHLIEIDRGVQLYVGLEAIGDADDRGMRTVMTTLNGQLRPVFIRDRSIAVDAHEVEKADTSVPGQVAAPFSGVVTLKAEIGAVVRAGEPVASIEAMKMEAAITSPVDGVVERHAIAETQQVDAGDLLVVIRPSH is encoded by the coding sequence ATGTTCAAGAAGATCCTTGTGGCCAATCGCGGCGAGATCGCAATTCGTGCCTTCCGTGCGGCTGTCGAAGTCGGAGCCAGGACCGTCGCCGTCTTCCCGCACGAGGACCGCGGTTCCGTGCACAGGCTGAAGGCGGACGAAGCCTACGAGATCGGCGAGCGCGGTCACCCCGTGCGCGCCTACCTCAGCGTCGACGAGATCATCCGCGTCGCGCGCGAGTCCGGCGCCGATGCGATCTACCCGGGATACGGGTTCCTGTCCGAGAACCCTGAGCTGGCGGAGAAGGCAGCCGCGAACGGCATCGTCTTCATCGGACCGCCGGCCGCGGTGCTCGAGATGGCGGGCAACAAGGTCGAGGCCAAGCGGCACGCGATCGAAGCCGGCGTGCCGGTGCTGCGATCGACCGAGGCCTCGGACGACGTCGAGCTCCTGGTATCCCAGGCGGAGGAGATCGGATTCCCGCTCTTCGCGAAGGCCGTCGCCGGCGGTGGCGGTCGCGGTATGCGGCGTGTCGCGACGGCCGATGAGCTGGCGCCGGCGCTCGCGGAGGCGATGCGCGAGGCGGCCAGTGCGTTCGGCGACGCGCGCATGTTCCTGGAACAGGCGGTGGTGCGGCCACGCCACATCGAAGTGCAGATCCTCGCTGACAAGACCGGCGAGACCGTCCACCTCTTCGAGCGCGACTGCTCGGTGCAGCGTCGTCACCAGAAGGTCGTCGAGATCGCTCCGGCCCCGAACCTGGATGACAGTATCCGCACCGCCCTGCACGGCTACGCGGTCGCATTCGCACGGTCGATCGGCTACGAGAACGCCGGAACGGTCGAGTTCCTGCTGGAGACCGCGGGGGAGCGCGCCGGCGAGGTCGTGTTCATCGAGATGAACCCGCGCATCCAGGTCGAGCACACGGTGACCGAGGAGGTGACCGACGTCGACCTCGTCCAGAGCCAGATGCGGATCGCCGCCGGGCAGTCCCTTGCGCAGCTGGGGCTGCAGCAGGAGAACCTGCACCTTCGTGGGGCGGCGCTCCAGTGCCGTATCACCACGGAGGATCCGACCCAGGGCTTCCGCCCCGACACGGGCAAGATCACCACATACCGTTCTCCCGGCGGCGCCGGCATCCGCCTCGATGGCGGAACCGTGCACCAGGGTGCGCAGATCAGCCCGCACTTCGACTCGATGCTCGCCAAGCTCACGTGTCGCGGGCGCGACTTCCCCGCAGCGGTCGCGCGTGCGCGCCGTGCGCTGGCCGAGTTCCGCATCCGCGGCGTCTCCACCAACATCCCGTTCCTCCAGGCGCTGCTCGAGGACGAGGCCTTCATCGCCGGTGACGTCAGCACCTCGTTCATCGACGAGCGCCCTGAGCTCCTGCGTGGTCGGGTGTCGAAGGACCGCGGCACCAAGATGCTGAACTGGCTCGTGGACGTCACCGTCAACAAGCCGCACGGCGCGCACCCCGGTGTCGTGGACCCGCGGACCAAGCTCCCGGCCGTCGACCTGACCGCGCAGCCGGTCCCCGGCTCTCGCCAGCGACTGCTCGAACTCGGCCCCGAGGGCTTCGCGCGCAGCCTGCGAGAGCAGACCGCGCTCGCGATCACCGACACGACGTTCCGCGACGCTCACCAGTCGCTGCTCGCCACGCGTGTGCGTACGAAGGACCTCGTCGCTGCCGCGCCGTACATCTCACAGCTGACCCCTGGCCTGCTCTCTGTCGAGGCGTGGGGTGGCGCGACCTACGACGTCGCTCTCCGGTTCCTCGGCGAAGATCCCTGGGAGCGTCTCGACAAGCTGCGGTCCGCGCTGCCGAACGTCGCGATCCAGATGCTGCTGCGGGGGCGCAACACGGTCGGTTACACGCCGTACCCGACGGCCGTGACCGATGCCTTCGTCGCCGAGGCCGCGGCGAGCGGAGTCGACATCTTCCGCATCTTCGACGCGCTCAACGACGTCGAGCAGATGCGACCGGCGATCGACGCGGTGCGCCGCACCGGCACCGCGGTCGCCGAAGTGGCGCTGTGCTACACCGGCGACCTGCTCAATCCGGCCGAGGATCTCTACACGCTCGACTACTACCTGGGGCTCGCCCAGCAGATCGTCGACGCCGGAGCGCACATCATCGCGATCAAGGACATGGCGGGACTCCTGCGTCCTGCGGCCGCAGCGAAGCTCGTCGCTGCACTCCGCGAGCGCTTCGACCTCCCGGTGCACCTGCACACGCACGATACGCCCGGCGGTCAGCTCGCGACCCTGCTCGCCGCCAGCGCGGTGGGAGTCGATGCCGTGGATGCGGCATCCGCCCCGCTGTCGGGAACGACCAGCCAGCCCTCGCTGTCCGCACTCGTCGCCGCACTCGCGCACACCGACCGCGACAGCGGCATCGATCTCGCGGGAGTATCCGATCTCGAGCCCTACTGGGAGGCGGTCCGTCACCAGTACGCGCCTTTCGAGTCTGGCCTGCCCGGCCCCACCGGCCGTGTCTACCACCACGAGATCCCTGGCGGCCAGCTGTCCAACCTGCGCCAGCAGGCGAAGGCGCTCGGTCTCGCCGACGACTTCGAACTCATCGAGGACATGTACGCCGCGGCGGACCGCATCCTCGGACGGGTGCCGAAGGTGACGCCGTCGTCGAAGGTGGTCGGCGACCTCGCCCTGCACCTCGCCGCCGTCAAGGCCGACCCCGCCGACTTCGAGGCGAACCCCGAGAAGTACGATGTGCCGGACTCGGTCGTGGGCTTCATGGCCGGAGAGCTGGGCGACCTGCCGGGCGGATGGCCGGAGCCCTTCCGCACGAAGGTCCTCGCCGGTCGCTCGGTGCGGCCTGGTGTGACGGCCCTCACAGCGGACGACGAAGCGGCCCTCGGCGGCGACAGCGTCACGCGACGCGCGCGGCTGAACACGCTGCTGTTCCCCGCGCCGACCCAGGAGTTCACGCAGATGCGCGAGCTGTTCGGCGACCTCTCGGTGCTCGACACGAGCGACTACCTCTACGGCCTGGTGCAGGGACAGGAGCACCTGATCGAGATCGATCGGGGCGTGCAGCTCTACGTCGGGCTCGAAGCCATCGGCGACGCCGACGATCGGGGCATGCGCACCGTCATGACGACGCTGAACGGTCAGCTGCGCCCGGTGTTCATCCGTGACCGTTCCATCGCGGTGGACGCGCACGAGGTCGAGAAGGCCGACACCTCGGTGCCCGGTCAGGTGGCCGCTCCGTTCTCGGGTGTGGTGACGCTCAAGGCCGAGATCGGTGCTGTCGTCAGGGCCGGCGAACCGGTCGCTTCGATCGAGGCGATGAAGATGGAAGCGGCCATCACCTCGCCCGTCGACGGAGTCGTCGAGCGCCACGCGATCGCCGAGACGCAGCAGGTGGATGCGGGAGATCTTTTGGTCGTGATCCGTCCCTCGCACTAA
- a CDS encoding ParA family protein, with protein MHVLSVSSLKGGVGKTTVTLGLASAAFARGVRTLVVDLDPQSDVSTGMDIQVAGRLNIADVLANPKEKVVRQAITSSGWAKVHPGTIDVLIGSPSAINFDGPHPSVRDVWKLEEALAAVEADYDLVLIDCAPSLNALTRTAWAASDRVMVVTEPGLFSVAAADRALRAIEEIRRGLSPRLQPLGIVVNRVRPQSIEHQFRIKELRDMFGPLVLSPQLPERTSLQQAQGAAKPLHIWPGDSAQELAADFDQLLDRIIRTGRIAVADNGTQN; from the coding sequence GTGCACGTACTCAGCGTCAGCTCTCTCAAGGGAGGCGTCGGCAAGACGACCGTGACCCTCGGCCTGGCCTCAGCGGCCTTCGCCCGGGGCGTCCGTACTCTCGTCGTCGACCTCGACCCTCAGTCCGATGTGTCCACCGGGATGGATATCCAGGTGGCAGGTCGGCTCAACATCGCCGATGTCCTGGCGAATCCGAAGGAGAAGGTCGTCCGACAGGCGATCACCTCCAGCGGGTGGGCGAAGGTGCACCCCGGCACCATCGACGTGCTGATCGGCAGCCCGTCGGCGATCAACTTCGACGGGCCGCACCCCAGCGTGCGCGACGTGTGGAAGCTCGAAGAGGCACTCGCCGCCGTCGAAGCCGACTACGACCTCGTGCTCATCGACTGTGCGCCGTCGTTGAACGCTCTGACGCGCACAGCGTGGGCAGCCAGTGACCGTGTCATGGTCGTCACAGAGCCCGGTCTCTTCTCCGTGGCCGCCGCGGACCGCGCCCTCCGCGCGATCGAAGAGATCCGTCGTGGTCTCTCGCCTCGTCTGCAGCCGCTGGGCATCGTGGTGAACCGCGTGCGTCCGCAGTCCATCGAGCACCAGTTCCGCATCAAGGAACTCCGCGACATGTTCGGACCGCTCGTCCTCTCGCCCCAGCTCCCCGAGCGCACCTCGTTGCAGCAGGCGCAGGGCGCAGCGAAGCCTCTGCACATCTGGCCCGGCGATTCCGCACAGGAACTCGCCGCGGACTTCGACCAGCTCCTCGACCGCATCATCCGCACCGGGCGCATCGCCGTCGCGGACAACGGAACGCAGAACTGA
- a CDS encoding MerR family transcriptional regulator has translation MNADELAGDPRFVPELLFTDGLPAMDDEVGYRGAVAARAAGITYRQLDYWARTELVEPTVRGASGSGSQRLYGFRDILVLKLVKSLLDTGISLQQIRTAVEELRRAGIRDLAGTTLMSDGASVYLCTSNDEVIDLVSRGQGVFGIAVGKVLREVESTLVQFDATVPDPVDELSARRSQRSA, from the coding sequence ATGAATGCGGATGAGCTCGCAGGAGACCCGCGCTTCGTGCCCGAACTCCTCTTCACGGACGGTCTTCCGGCCATGGATGACGAGGTCGGCTACCGCGGCGCTGTCGCCGCACGTGCCGCCGGTATCACCTACCGCCAGCTCGACTATTGGGCTCGCACCGAGCTCGTAGAGCCCACGGTGCGCGGCGCCAGCGGCTCCGGTTCGCAGCGTCTGTACGGCTTCCGTGACATCCTCGTGCTCAAGCTCGTCAAGAGCCTGCTCGACACCGGCATCTCCCTGCAGCAGATCCGCACCGCGGTGGAGGAACTCCGCCGCGCAGGCATCCGCGATCTCGCAGGTACGACGCTGATGAGCGACGGTGCCTCTGTCTACCTCTGCACCTCGAACGACGAGGTCATCGACCTGGTCAGCCGCGGTCAGGGTGTGTTCGGCATCGCCGTGGGCAAGGTGCTGCGTGAGGTCGAGTCCACGCTCGTGCAGTTCGACGCGACCGTGCCCGATCCCGTCGACGAACTCAGCGCACGCCGCTCTCAGCGCTCCGCCTAG
- a CDS encoding MerR family transcriptional regulator — translation MAASPARERSASAGLLSIGQVLARLTPEFPELTSSKLRFLEVQGIVTPSRTESGYRKFSTADIERLRLGLTLQRDHYLPLSVIREQLDEADARGEGAVLAPPPSIAPTPRRYRRDELLAAAGAGPQLLNDAISTGVITAQETYSESVVTLLRGLVALDRHGIEPRHLRSLRQGAEREVALIESAMSALLRRTDAASRAKASELAPELATKIDEVRSLFVKDALSRVLS, via the coding sequence ATGGCGGCCTCTCCCGCCCGCGAACGCTCTGCGTCCGCGGGCCTGTTGAGTATCGGCCAGGTGCTGGCCAGGCTCACACCGGAGTTCCCCGAGCTCACCTCCAGCAAGCTGCGCTTCCTCGAGGTCCAGGGCATCGTCACTCCCTCACGGACCGAGTCCGGGTATCGCAAGTTCTCCACGGCTGACATCGAACGGCTCCGTCTCGGCCTCACGCTGCAGCGCGATCACTACCTTCCGTTGAGCGTCATCCGCGAGCAGCTCGACGAAGCGGATGCGCGCGGCGAAGGGGCCGTACTCGCACCGCCTCCCTCGATCGCGCCGACGCCGCGTCGTTACCGTCGCGATGAGCTCCTCGCCGCCGCCGGAGCGGGGCCCCAGCTGCTCAACGATGCGATCAGCACGGGCGTCATCACGGCACAGGAGACCTACTCAGAATCGGTCGTCACGCTGCTGCGCGGCCTCGTGGCGCTCGACCGTCACGGCATCGAGCCCCGTCACCTCCGCTCGCTGCGCCAGGGCGCCGAGCGCGAGGTCGCGCTCATCGAGTCGGCGATGTCGGCTCTGCTCCGCCGGACGGATGCCGCCTCTCGCGCCAAGGCGAGTGAACTGGCTCCTGAACTGGCCACCAAGATCGACGAGGTGCGCTCGCTCTTCGTCAAGGATGCGTTGTCGCGGGTCCTTTCGTAA
- a CDS encoding FHA domain-containing protein, with translation MTDSDSRPAGDSAIHRSGEQRHDVTQTFGHDSDLSFVPFGVELTDVEQTAIAALPSGSALLLVRSGALAGARYLLDTDVTTVGRHPEADIFFDDVTVSRRHAEVTRNGSTFEIIDQRSLNGTYVNGERVDRSPLVDGSEVRVGKFRLNFFVSPVDRPTANI, from the coding sequence GTGACAGACAGCGACAGCCGACCGGCAGGTGACTCGGCCATTCACCGTTCCGGCGAACAACGACACGACGTGACACAGACGTTCGGACACGATTCGGACCTGTCCTTCGTGCCGTTCGGTGTGGAACTCACCGATGTGGAACAGACCGCGATCGCGGCGCTTCCTTCGGGATCCGCACTTCTCCTGGTGCGATCCGGCGCCCTCGCCGGTGCGCGGTACCTCCTGGACACCGACGTGACCACGGTCGGACGCCACCCCGAGGCCGACATCTTCTTCGACGACGTGACCGTGTCTCGTCGTCACGCTGAGGTCACCCGCAACGGATCGACCTTCGAGATCATCGATCAGCGCTCCCTCAACGGCACCTATGTGAACGGCGAACGCGTCGACCGCAGCCCGTTGGTGGACGGCTCCGAGGTTCGCGTCGGCAAGTTCCGCCTCAACTTCTTCGTCTCACCTGTCGATCGCCCCACGGCGAACATCTGA
- a CDS encoding copper resistance CopC family protein has protein sequence MQTTARRLPLVPVALAATLLAAFLVLFSPLAASAHDALVSSSPEADSTVETLPSELTLTFSAKLITGDGATEVVVTDADGNAVTDGAPTVDGAIVTQPLKAETIAGEYHVIWKVVSSDGHPTSDEFFFTVTSGSVEPPTAIPTTAPATAAPSPDATTTPGATTTPAPDAEASSGASAWIWALSIGGIAVIAALMVWFTVRARKNGSATDSDPSAER, from the coding sequence GTGCAGACCACAGCCCGCCGCCTCCCCCTCGTCCCCGTCGCGCTCGCCGCGACCCTCCTCGCCGCGTTCCTGGTGCTCTTCTCACCGCTCGCCGCCTCCGCGCACGACGCCTTGGTGTCGTCGTCTCCGGAGGCCGACAGCACGGTCGAGACGCTCCCGAGCGAGCTGACGCTCACCTTCAGCGCCAAGCTGATCACCGGAGACGGCGCGACCGAGGTCGTCGTGACCGATGCCGACGGCAACGCGGTCACCGACGGCGCCCCGACGGTCGACGGGGCGATCGTGACGCAGCCGCTGAAGGCCGAAACAATCGCCGGCGAGTACCACGTCATCTGGAAGGTCGTCTCGAGCGACGGTCACCCGACGTCGGACGAGTTCTTCTTCACCGTGACCAGCGGCTCCGTCGAGCCCCCTACTGCCATCCCCACGACGGCCCCCGCCACGGCCGCCCCTTCGCCGGACGCGACCACGACCCCGGGTGCGACGACCACGCCGGCACCGGATGCCGAGGCCTCGTCCGGCGCATCAGCCTGGATCTGGGCTCTCTCGATCGGCGGCATCGCGGTCATCGCGGCGCTGATGGTCTGGTTCACCGTTCGCGCCCGGAAGAACGGCTCCGCGACCGATTCCGACCCCTCCGCGGAGCGATAG
- the lpdA gene encoding dihydrolipoyl dehydrogenase — translation MPHYDVVILGAGPGGYVAAVRSAQLGLSTAIIEEKYWGGVCLNVGCIPSKALLKNAELAHTLNHKAEFFGISGEFTIDFGKAFDRSREVAEGRVKGIHFLMKKNKVTEYNGRGTFTGPKAISVAKADGSTEEVTFDNVIIATGSKVRLLPGVTLSENVVTYEEQIMTRELPESIVIVGAGAIGMEFAYVLTNYGVKVTIIEFLDRALPNEDADVSKEITKQYKNYGVDILTSTKVETIVDNGSSVTVTYTGKDGQQSSIDAGKVLMSVGFAPNIEGFGLENTGVKLTERGAIDIDDHMRTNVEGIYAIGDVTAKLQLAHVAEAQGVVAAETIGGAETQTLGDYRMMPRATFCSPQVASFGLTEQQAKDEGREIKVVSFPFMANGKAHGLGEPVGFVKLIADAEHLELIGAHMIGPDVSELLPELTLAQKWDLTALELARNVHTHPTLSEALQEGFHGLAGHMINF, via the coding sequence ATGCCTCATTACGACGTCGTCATCCTCGGTGCAGGTCCTGGTGGATACGTCGCTGCGGTTCGCAGCGCGCAGCTCGGCCTGTCCACCGCCATCATCGAGGAGAAGTACTGGGGCGGTGTCTGCCTCAACGTGGGCTGCATCCCCTCCAAGGCCCTCCTGAAGAACGCGGAGCTCGCGCACACCCTGAACCACAAGGCCGAGTTCTTCGGCATCTCGGGTGAGTTCACGATCGACTTCGGCAAGGCGTTCGATCGCAGCCGCGAGGTCGCCGAGGGTCGCGTCAAGGGCATCCACTTCCTGATGAAGAAGAACAAGGTGACCGAGTACAACGGTCGCGGCACCTTCACCGGCCCCAAGGCGATCTCGGTCGCCAAGGCCGACGGTTCGACGGAAGAGGTTACGTTCGACAACGTGATCATCGCCACCGGCTCCAAGGTCCGCCTTCTGCCGGGTGTCACGCTGAGCGAGAACGTCGTGACCTACGAAGAGCAGATCATGACCCGTGAGCTGCCCGAGTCGATCGTCATCGTCGGCGCCGGCGCGATCGGCATGGAATTCGCCTACGTGCTGACGAACTACGGCGTGAAGGTCACGATCATCGAGTTCCTCGACCGCGCGCTCCCCAACGAGGACGCGGATGTGTCGAAGGAGATCACGAAGCAGTACAAGAACTACGGCGTCGACATCCTCACCTCCACCAAGGTCGAGACGATCGTCGACAACGGTTCCTCCGTCACGGTCACCTACACCGGCAAGGACGGGCAGCAGAGCTCGATCGATGCCGGCAAGGTGCTCATGTCGGTCGGCTTCGCCCCGAACATCGAGGGCTTCGGCCTGGAGAACACCGGCGTGAAGCTCACCGAGCGCGGTGCGATCGACATCGACGACCACATGCGCACCAACGTCGAGGGCATCTACGCCATCGGTGACGTGACCGCCAAGCTGCAGCTGGCCCACGTGGCCGAGGCCCAGGGCGTCGTCGCCGCCGAGACCATCGGCGGCGCGGAGACCCAGACGCTCGGCGACTACCGCATGATGCCGCGCGCGACGTTCTGCTCGCCGCAGGTCGCATCGTTCGGTCTCACCGAGCAGCAGGCGAAGGACGAGGGACGAGAGATCAAGGTCGTGTCCTTCCCGTTCATGGCCAACGGCAAGGCGCACGGTCTCGGCGAGCCCGTCGGCTTCGTCAAGCTGATCGCCGACGCCGAGCACCTCGAGCTCATCGGCGCACACATGATCGGACCGGACGTCTCGGAGCTCCTGCCCGAGCTGACCCTGGCGCAGAAGTGGGACCTCACGGCTCTCGAACTGGCACGCAACGTGCACACGCACCCGACGCTGTCGGAGGCGCTGCAGGAGGGCTTCCACGGCCTCGCCGGTCACATGATCAACTTCTGA